One stretch of Pelmatolapia mariae isolate MD_Pm_ZW linkage group LG3_W, Pm_UMD_F_2, whole genome shotgun sequence DNA includes these proteins:
- the per1b gene encoding period circadian protein homolog 1b isoform X2: protein MSYDNSKSMPSSSNRGRLAGAEGKDPEADSQRLNVHEIGSSGQSGVDVTHKDQGSGEGGGSSPSDGSRSGGSSRDQRCPTSDDMDGISSGNDSGERESEGRMERQSRSRGHQSAHSSHSSSNGKDSGMILETTESNKSSNSQSLSPPSGSLVYSLPSSSSEHDPPSTSGCSSDQSARVQTQKELMKAIKELKLRLPAERKAKGHFSTLNALKYALQCVKQVRANKEYYHQWSVEECHGCSLDLSTFTIEELDNITSEYTLKNTDTFSMAVSFLSGKVVYISPQGSSLLRCKPECLQGMMFSDLLAPQDVSTFYSSTAPCRLPPWASCIGSASPPVDCTQEKSMFCRLSAGRPQGGEMRYYPFRLTPYQLTIRDSDAAEPQPCCLLIAERVHSGYEAPRIPPDKRIFTTSHTPSCLFQEVDERAVPLLGYLPQDLVGTPILLCIHPEDRPIMVAIHEKIFQFAGQPFDYSPLRMCARSGEYVTMDTSWSSFVNPWSRKVAFIVGRHKVRTSPLNEDVFTAPQDCENRVTTPDIVHLSEQIHRLLVQPVHSSSSQGYSSLGSSGSRGSHRSNQQHLSASAASSSDSNSPAVDEAAGAFHKPMTFQQICKDVHMVKTNGQQVFIESRNRPLPRKNTSTDTVAVRAINSDPVRSLIADMTNPSKSLVPAPLVPKEPSTSYSYQQINCLDSIIRYLESCNIPNTVKRKCGSSSCTASSASDDDKQEPNGNSKGGSVNLVGEPPPLPPLTMATKAESVASVTSQCSFSSTIVHVGDKKPPESDIVMEEAPTTPTPAAQTPLDTTPTPPASSLELPANIAPPPPPPPPPPPLPQASQPDRDSRRSGSVGGGAAGGGGSRLGLTKEVLSAHTQQEEQAFLDRFKDLSKLRVVDQTVSSTVRCHAAAVNPLSRGVRCSRDYPAAGGSSGHRRGRGGKRLKHQESSDQHSSLGLSGGRQDPRSSTAPMPLNMPLGPPTTSSSWPSVGSQASMPPAAFPPGMLPMYPVYPPLTQPLPVPDPSRFPPTQMVPPMMAFVLPNYMFPQMGVPMCQPGSTPGPFYNPNFGYPGAPSAAVPTAAVPTTVSNPMPTPGTCAPSRSSTPQSYTQTPADREGAESPLFQSRCSSPLNLLQLEESPSNRLEVATALAASQQASPSVQGGAARGQSSTNQRSSDDTSKENENGEANESNNDAMSTSSDLLDLLLQEDSRSGTGSAASGSGSSGTRSSGSGSGSNGCSSSGTSGTISSQGSHTSKYFGSIDSSENDHSRKQPAGGSSSAGGDGGEEQFIKCVLQDPIWLLMANTDDKVMMTYQLPVRDLETVLREDRESLRNMQKHQPRFTEEQKRELSQVHPWIRTGRLPRAINISGCTGCKSPPAVPPAAPFDVEIHDMELCSVLKTEEENASETMKNLAEAAHPEDEEEEEGVEDKGTEKQDSSQDMAAEEEGVRSDTVERKSET from the exons ATGAGTTATGACAACTCTAAATCAATGCCTAGCAGCAGCAATCGGGGGCGATTGGCAGGGGCCGAAGGGAAAGACCCGGAAGCGGATTCACAGAGGTTAAATGTGCACGAAATCGGCAGCAGTGGTCAGTCTGGTGTCGATGTTACACACAAGGACCAGGGGAGCGGAGAGGGAGGAGGTTCATCCCCCAGCGACGGATCTCGGTCTGGAGGTTCGTCCAGAGATCAGAGGTGTCCGACTTCGGACGATATGGATGGAATCTCGAGCGGGAACGACTCCggggagagggagagcgagggcaggatggagaggcagaGCAGGTCTCGCGGACATCAGTCCGCACACAGCTCCCACAGCTCTTCAAATGGCAAGGACTCTGGCATGATACTGGAGACTACAGAGAGCAACAAGAG CTCCAACTCCCAGAGCCTGTCACCTCCCAGCGGGTCCCTGGTCTACAGCCTGCCATCGTCCAGCTCGGAGCACGACCCCCCCTCCACCTCCGGATGCAGCAGTGACCAGTCAGCCAGGGTCCAGACGCAGAAGGAGCTCATGAAGGCCATCAAAGAGCTCAAGCTCCGACTGCCAGCTGAGCGCAAGGCCAAGGGCCACTTCAGCACTCTAAACGCACTCAAATACGCTCTGCAGTGTGTCAAACAAGTCCGAG CTAACAAGGAGTACTATCACCAGTGGAGTGTGGAGGAGTGTCACGGCTGCAGTCTGGACTTGTCCACCTTCACGATTGAGGAGCTGGATAATATCACCTCAGAGTACACCCTCAAAAACACT GACACGTTCTCCATGGCAGTATCATTCTTGTCAGGGAAGGTTGTGTACATATCGCCCCAGGGCTCATCCTTGCTGCGTTGTAAGCCCGAGTGTCTCCAAGGAATGATGTTCTCTGACCTTTTGGCTCCGCAAGATGTCAGCACCTTCTACAGCAGCACGGCACCCTGCCGCCTGCCCCCGTGGGCCTCCTGCATCGGCTCTG CGTCTCCTCCAGTCGACTGCACCCAGGAGAAGTCCATGTTCTGTCGGCTCAGTGCTGGCCGGCCGCAGGGCGGCGAGATGCGCTACTACCCATTTCGCCTCACGCCCTACCAGCTCACCATCAGAGACTCGGATGCTGCTGAGCCACAGCCCTGCTGCCTGCTGATCGCAGAGAGGGTCCACTCTGGATATGAAG CTCCTCGCATCCCACCCGACAAGAGGATCTTCACCACCAGTCACACTCCCAGCTGCCTCTTCCAGGAAGTTGATGAAAG GGCAGTGCCACTGTTGGGTTACCTCCCTCAGGACTTGGTCGGGACACCCATCCTGCTCTGCATCCACCCTGAGGACAGGCCCATTATGGTGGCTATACATGAGAAGA TCTTTCAGTTTGCTGGGCAGCCGTTCGACTACTCGCCCCTGCGGATGTGCGCCCGCAGCGGGGAGTACGTCACCATGGACACCAGCTGGTCTTCCTTTGTTAACCCCTGGAGTAGAAAGGTGGCGTTCATCGTGGGGCGGCACAAAGTCAGAAC GAGCCCGCTGAATGAAGACGTGTTCACCGCACCGCAGGACTGTGAGAATCGGGTCACCACGCCCGACATCGTCCACCTGAGCGAGCAGATCCATAGACTCCTGGTGCAGCCAGTGCACAGCAGCAGCTCTCAGGGCTACAGCTCTCTTGGGTCCAGCGGTTCACGGGGCTCTCACCGCTCCAACCAACAGCACCTCAGTGCTTCGGCCGCCTCGTCCAGCGACAGCAACAGTCCAGCTGTAGATGAGGCCGCAGGCGCATTCCACAAACCT ATGACGTTTCAGCAGATTTGCAAAGACGTCCATATGGTGAAAACAAACGGGCAGCAGGTTTTCATCGAGTCTCGTAACCGCCCACTGCCGAGGAAAAACACCAGCACAG ACACAGTGGCCGTCAGAGCGATCAACAGTGATCCAGTCAGAAGTTTGATAGCAGACATGACAAACCCATCCAAAAGTTTGGTCCCTGCACCGCTTGTACCCAAGGAACCATCTACGAGCTACTCCTACCAGCAGATCAACTGTCTGGACAGCATCATTAG GTACTTGGAGAGCTGCAACATTCCCAATACAGTCAAAAGGAAGTGTGGTTCCTCCTCCTGCACTGCCTCCTCAGCATCTGATGACGACAAACAGGAGCCCAACGGCAACAGCAAAG GTGGTTCAGTTAACCTCGTAGGTGAACCacctcctctgcctcctctgACCATGGCCACAAAGGCAGAAAGTGTAGCCTCAGTTACGTCTCAGTGTAGCTTCAGCAGCACCATCGTCCATGTTGGAGACAAGAAGCCTCCCGAGTCAG ACATCGTCATGGAGGAAGCTCCTACAACTCCCACACCGGCTGCACAGACTCCTCTCGACACCACCCCGACTCCTCCCGCAAGCAGCTTAGAGCTTCCCGCTAACATCGCGcctcctccgcctcctcctccgccacctcctcctctccctcaaGCCAGCCAGCCTGATAGGGACAGCCGGAGAAGTGGAAGTGTAGGAGGCGGAGCGGCGGGAGGTGGAGGTAGCAGGCTGGGTCTTACCAAGGAGGTGCTGTCCGCCCACACTCAGCAGGAGGAGCAGGCCTTCCTCGACCGCTTCAAGGACCTCAGCAAGCTGCGCGTTGTCGATCAGACGGTATCTTCAACTGTGCGCTGCCACGCCGCAGCTGTCAACCCCCTGTCACGAG GGGTGCGTTGTTCCCGTGACTACCCAGCTGCAGGAGGTAGCAGTGGTCACAGACGCGGCCGTGGCGGTAAGAGACTTAAGCACCAGGAGTCTTCTGACCAGCACAGCTCTCTGGGCCTGAGTGGGGGTCGTCAGGACCCCAGAAGCAGCACTGCTCCCATGCCCCTCAACATGCCTCTCGGCCCTCCAACAACCTCATCCTCCTGGCCTTCTGTAGGCTCCCAGGCTAGCATGCCACCCGCTGCTTTTCCCCCTGGTATGCTTCCAATGTACCCCGTCTACCCACCTCTTACGCAGCCATTACCTGTCCCAGATCCATCACGTTTCCCCCCCACCCAGATGGTTCCTCCCATGATGGCCTTCGTTCTGCCCAACTACATGTTCCCGCAGATGGGAGTGCCCATGTGTCAGCCAGGCTCCACCCCTGGACCATTTTACAATCCCAACTTCGGCTACCCCGGGGCCCCTTCAGCTGCTGTCCCCACAGCCGCTGTCCCCACTACTGTTTCCAACCCCATGCCCACGCCAGGCACATGTGCCCCGTCTCGCAGCAGCACGCCACAGTCTTACACTCAGACGCCAGCTGATCGCGAAGGCGCGGAGTCACCCCTCTTCCAATCCCGATGCTCCTCCCCTCTCAACTTGCTTCAGCTGGAAGAGTCGCCGAGCAACCGGTTAGAGGTCGCCACGGCACTAGCAGCATCTCAGCAGGCATCGCCTTCGGTCCAGGGCGGGGCAGCCAGGGGGCAAAGTTCCACCAATCAGAGGAGCTCAGATGACACCTCCAAGGAAAATGAGAAT GGTGAAGCTAATGAGTCCAACAACGATGCCATGTCCACCTCCAGTGACCTGCTGGACTTGCTGCTCCAAGAAGACTCGCGCTCAGGCACCGGATCAGCTGCCTCTGGTTCAGGATCTTCAGGAACAAGATCCTCGGGTTCAGGCTCTGGTTCCAACGGCTGCAGCTCCTCTGGCACCAGCGGCACCA TCAGCAGCCAGGGCAGCCACACCAGCAAGTACTTCGGCAGCATCGACTCGTCGGAGAATGACCATTCCCGCAaacagccagcagggggcagcagcAGTGCAGGAGGAGACGGTGGAGAGGAGCAGTTCATCAAGTGTGTGCTGCAGGACCCCATCTGGCTGCTTATGGCCAACACAGACGACAAGGTCATGATGACCTATCAGCTGCCTGTCAG GGACTTGGAGACGGTTCTGCGAGAGGATCGTGAGTCCTTGAGGAACATGCAGAAACACCAGCCACGCTTcacagaggagcagaagaggGAGCTGAGCCAGGTCCATCCCTGGATCCGCACCGGACGCCTGCCGCGAGCCATCAACATCTCC GGCTGTACCGGCTGCAAGTCTCCCCCCGCTGTGCCCCCTGCCGCCCCGTTCGACGTGGAGATCCACGACATGGAGCTGTGCAGCGTGCTCAAGACCGAGGAGGAGAACGCCAGTGAGACGATGAAAAACCTCGCAGAGGCAGCTCACCCTGAGgacgaagaggaggaggaaggagttGAAGATAAAGGAACGGAAAAACAGGACAGCAGCCAAGACATGGCGGCAGAGGAGGAGGgagtgaggtcagacactgtgGAAAGAAAAAGTGAGACTTAG
- the per1b gene encoding period circadian protein homolog 1b isoform X1: MDTGPPRVSCGVGLWQSVGCRVEPPRIGLVPGHSTVALLDCCLGSLEAGCTLWALCYGSRTGCEQFLRCCRAHCPAGRGGCRWECRCHGGVRPGIGEVVEKPLLCFYPFSSEKLLLAVRVDISSRNFLFKIVSLHFFLFIDTYVCLVSSSSVHTLTSHSLNNHCLKLSSLPSSNSQSLSPPSGSLVYSLPSSSSEHDPPSTSGCSSDQSARVQTQKELMKAIKELKLRLPAERKAKGHFSTLNALKYALQCVKQVRANKEYYHQWSVEECHGCSLDLSTFTIEELDNITSEYTLKNTDTFSMAVSFLSGKVVYISPQGSSLLRCKPECLQGMMFSDLLAPQDVSTFYSSTAPCRLPPWASCIGSASPPVDCTQEKSMFCRLSAGRPQGGEMRYYPFRLTPYQLTIRDSDAAEPQPCCLLIAERVHSGYEAPRIPPDKRIFTTSHTPSCLFQEVDERAVPLLGYLPQDLVGTPILLCIHPEDRPIMVAIHEKIFQFAGQPFDYSPLRMCARSGEYVTMDTSWSSFVNPWSRKVAFIVGRHKVRTSPLNEDVFTAPQDCENRVTTPDIVHLSEQIHRLLVQPVHSSSSQGYSSLGSSGSRGSHRSNQQHLSASAASSSDSNSPAVDEAAGAFHKPMTFQQICKDVHMVKTNGQQVFIESRNRPLPRKNTSTDTVAVRAINSDPVRSLIADMTNPSKSLVPAPLVPKEPSTSYSYQQINCLDSIIRYLESCNIPNTVKRKCGSSSCTASSASDDDKQEPNGNSKGGSVNLVGEPPPLPPLTMATKAESVASVTSQCSFSSTIVHVGDKKPPESDIVMEEAPTTPTPAAQTPLDTTPTPPASSLELPANIAPPPPPPPPPPPLPQASQPDRDSRRSGSVGGGAAGGGGSRLGLTKEVLSAHTQQEEQAFLDRFKDLSKLRVVDQTVSSTVRCHAAAVNPLSRGVRCSRDYPAAGGSSGHRRGRGGKRLKHQESSDQHSSLGLSGGRQDPRSSTAPMPLNMPLGPPTTSSSWPSVGSQASMPPAAFPPGMLPMYPVYPPLTQPLPVPDPSRFPPTQMVPPMMAFVLPNYMFPQMGVPMCQPGSTPGPFYNPNFGYPGAPSAAVPTAAVPTTVSNPMPTPGTCAPSRSSTPQSYTQTPADREGAESPLFQSRCSSPLNLLQLEESPSNRLEVATALAASQQASPSVQGGAARGQSSTNQRSSDDTSKENENGEANESNNDAMSTSSDLLDLLLQEDSRSGTGSAASGSGSSGTRSSGSGSGSNGCSSSGTSGTISSQGSHTSKYFGSIDSSENDHSRKQPAGGSSSAGGDGGEEQFIKCVLQDPIWLLMANTDDKVMMTYQLPVRDLETVLREDRESLRNMQKHQPRFTEEQKRELSQVHPWIRTGRLPRAINISGCTGCKSPPAVPPAAPFDVEIHDMELCSVLKTEEENASETMKNLAEAAHPEDEEEEEGVEDKGTEKQDSSQDMAAEEEGVRSDTVERKSET; encoded by the exons ATGGACACAGGACCCCCGAGGGTGTCCTGTGGCGTCGGCTTGTGGCAGAGTGTGGGTTGCAGAGTCGAGCCTCCGAGGATCGGGCTTGTTCCGGGGCATTCCACTGTTGCCTTATTGGACTGCTGTCTGGGGAGTTTGGAGGCTGGGTGCACACTTTGGGCTCTTTGTTACGGTAGTCGAACTGGCTGTGAGCAGTTTTTGCGGTGTTGCAGGGCGCATTGTCCTGCCGGGAGAGGCGGCTGCCGTTGGGAGTGTCGTTGCCATGGGGGGGTGCGCCCTGGAATAGGTGAAGTTGTCGAGAAACCTCTTCTCTGCTTCTACCCATTTTCATCTGAAAAGCTTCTTCTAGCTGTCAGAGTGGACATCAGTAGCCGAAACTTCCTATTTAAAATagtttctttgcatttttttttatttattgacacTTATGTCTGCCtggtcagcagcagcagtgttcaCACACTCACTTCTCACTCTCTGAATAATCATTGTCTGAAACTGTCCTCCTTACCCAGCTCCAACTCCCAGAGCCTGTCACCTCCCAGCGGGTCCCTGGTCTACAGCCTGCCATCGTCCAGCTCGGAGCACGACCCCCCCTCCACCTCCGGATGCAGCAGTGACCAGTCAGCCAGGGTCCAGACGCAGAAGGAGCTCATGAAGGCCATCAAAGAGCTCAAGCTCCGACTGCCAGCTGAGCGCAAGGCCAAGGGCCACTTCAGCACTCTAAACGCACTCAAATACGCTCTGCAGTGTGTCAAACAAGTCCGAG CTAACAAGGAGTACTATCACCAGTGGAGTGTGGAGGAGTGTCACGGCTGCAGTCTGGACTTGTCCACCTTCACGATTGAGGAGCTGGATAATATCACCTCAGAGTACACCCTCAAAAACACT GACACGTTCTCCATGGCAGTATCATTCTTGTCAGGGAAGGTTGTGTACATATCGCCCCAGGGCTCATCCTTGCTGCGTTGTAAGCCCGAGTGTCTCCAAGGAATGATGTTCTCTGACCTTTTGGCTCCGCAAGATGTCAGCACCTTCTACAGCAGCACGGCACCCTGCCGCCTGCCCCCGTGGGCCTCCTGCATCGGCTCTG CGTCTCCTCCAGTCGACTGCACCCAGGAGAAGTCCATGTTCTGTCGGCTCAGTGCTGGCCGGCCGCAGGGCGGCGAGATGCGCTACTACCCATTTCGCCTCACGCCCTACCAGCTCACCATCAGAGACTCGGATGCTGCTGAGCCACAGCCCTGCTGCCTGCTGATCGCAGAGAGGGTCCACTCTGGATATGAAG CTCCTCGCATCCCACCCGACAAGAGGATCTTCACCACCAGTCACACTCCCAGCTGCCTCTTCCAGGAAGTTGATGAAAG GGCAGTGCCACTGTTGGGTTACCTCCCTCAGGACTTGGTCGGGACACCCATCCTGCTCTGCATCCACCCTGAGGACAGGCCCATTATGGTGGCTATACATGAGAAGA TCTTTCAGTTTGCTGGGCAGCCGTTCGACTACTCGCCCCTGCGGATGTGCGCCCGCAGCGGGGAGTACGTCACCATGGACACCAGCTGGTCTTCCTTTGTTAACCCCTGGAGTAGAAAGGTGGCGTTCATCGTGGGGCGGCACAAAGTCAGAAC GAGCCCGCTGAATGAAGACGTGTTCACCGCACCGCAGGACTGTGAGAATCGGGTCACCACGCCCGACATCGTCCACCTGAGCGAGCAGATCCATAGACTCCTGGTGCAGCCAGTGCACAGCAGCAGCTCTCAGGGCTACAGCTCTCTTGGGTCCAGCGGTTCACGGGGCTCTCACCGCTCCAACCAACAGCACCTCAGTGCTTCGGCCGCCTCGTCCAGCGACAGCAACAGTCCAGCTGTAGATGAGGCCGCAGGCGCATTCCACAAACCT ATGACGTTTCAGCAGATTTGCAAAGACGTCCATATGGTGAAAACAAACGGGCAGCAGGTTTTCATCGAGTCTCGTAACCGCCCACTGCCGAGGAAAAACACCAGCACAG ACACAGTGGCCGTCAGAGCGATCAACAGTGATCCAGTCAGAAGTTTGATAGCAGACATGACAAACCCATCCAAAAGTTTGGTCCCTGCACCGCTTGTACCCAAGGAACCATCTACGAGCTACTCCTACCAGCAGATCAACTGTCTGGACAGCATCATTAG GTACTTGGAGAGCTGCAACATTCCCAATACAGTCAAAAGGAAGTGTGGTTCCTCCTCCTGCACTGCCTCCTCAGCATCTGATGACGACAAACAGGAGCCCAACGGCAACAGCAAAG GTGGTTCAGTTAACCTCGTAGGTGAACCacctcctctgcctcctctgACCATGGCCACAAAGGCAGAAAGTGTAGCCTCAGTTACGTCTCAGTGTAGCTTCAGCAGCACCATCGTCCATGTTGGAGACAAGAAGCCTCCCGAGTCAG ACATCGTCATGGAGGAAGCTCCTACAACTCCCACACCGGCTGCACAGACTCCTCTCGACACCACCCCGACTCCTCCCGCAAGCAGCTTAGAGCTTCCCGCTAACATCGCGcctcctccgcctcctcctccgccacctcctcctctccctcaaGCCAGCCAGCCTGATAGGGACAGCCGGAGAAGTGGAAGTGTAGGAGGCGGAGCGGCGGGAGGTGGAGGTAGCAGGCTGGGTCTTACCAAGGAGGTGCTGTCCGCCCACACTCAGCAGGAGGAGCAGGCCTTCCTCGACCGCTTCAAGGACCTCAGCAAGCTGCGCGTTGTCGATCAGACGGTATCTTCAACTGTGCGCTGCCACGCCGCAGCTGTCAACCCCCTGTCACGAG GGGTGCGTTGTTCCCGTGACTACCCAGCTGCAGGAGGTAGCAGTGGTCACAGACGCGGCCGTGGCGGTAAGAGACTTAAGCACCAGGAGTCTTCTGACCAGCACAGCTCTCTGGGCCTGAGTGGGGGTCGTCAGGACCCCAGAAGCAGCACTGCTCCCATGCCCCTCAACATGCCTCTCGGCCCTCCAACAACCTCATCCTCCTGGCCTTCTGTAGGCTCCCAGGCTAGCATGCCACCCGCTGCTTTTCCCCCTGGTATGCTTCCAATGTACCCCGTCTACCCACCTCTTACGCAGCCATTACCTGTCCCAGATCCATCACGTTTCCCCCCCACCCAGATGGTTCCTCCCATGATGGCCTTCGTTCTGCCCAACTACATGTTCCCGCAGATGGGAGTGCCCATGTGTCAGCCAGGCTCCACCCCTGGACCATTTTACAATCCCAACTTCGGCTACCCCGGGGCCCCTTCAGCTGCTGTCCCCACAGCCGCTGTCCCCACTACTGTTTCCAACCCCATGCCCACGCCAGGCACATGTGCCCCGTCTCGCAGCAGCACGCCACAGTCTTACACTCAGACGCCAGCTGATCGCGAAGGCGCGGAGTCACCCCTCTTCCAATCCCGATGCTCCTCCCCTCTCAACTTGCTTCAGCTGGAAGAGTCGCCGAGCAACCGGTTAGAGGTCGCCACGGCACTAGCAGCATCTCAGCAGGCATCGCCTTCGGTCCAGGGCGGGGCAGCCAGGGGGCAAAGTTCCACCAATCAGAGGAGCTCAGATGACACCTCCAAGGAAAATGAGAAT GGTGAAGCTAATGAGTCCAACAACGATGCCATGTCCACCTCCAGTGACCTGCTGGACTTGCTGCTCCAAGAAGACTCGCGCTCAGGCACCGGATCAGCTGCCTCTGGTTCAGGATCTTCAGGAACAAGATCCTCGGGTTCAGGCTCTGGTTCCAACGGCTGCAGCTCCTCTGGCACCAGCGGCACCA TCAGCAGCCAGGGCAGCCACACCAGCAAGTACTTCGGCAGCATCGACTCGTCGGAGAATGACCATTCCCGCAaacagccagcagggggcagcagcAGTGCAGGAGGAGACGGTGGAGAGGAGCAGTTCATCAAGTGTGTGCTGCAGGACCCCATCTGGCTGCTTATGGCCAACACAGACGACAAGGTCATGATGACCTATCAGCTGCCTGTCAG GGACTTGGAGACGGTTCTGCGAGAGGATCGTGAGTCCTTGAGGAACATGCAGAAACACCAGCCACGCTTcacagaggagcagaagaggGAGCTGAGCCAGGTCCATCCCTGGATCCGCACCGGACGCCTGCCGCGAGCCATCAACATCTCC GGCTGTACCGGCTGCAAGTCTCCCCCCGCTGTGCCCCCTGCCGCCCCGTTCGACGTGGAGATCCACGACATGGAGCTGTGCAGCGTGCTCAAGACCGAGGAGGAGAACGCCAGTGAGACGATGAAAAACCTCGCAGAGGCAGCTCACCCTGAGgacgaagaggaggaggaaggagttGAAGATAAAGGAACGGAAAAACAGGACAGCAGCCAAGACATGGCGGCAGAGGAGGAGGgagtgaggtcagacactgtgGAAAGAAAAAGTGAGACTTAG
- the pcolceb gene encoding procollagen C-endopeptidase enhancer b has product MEDRVWTPMCLLVILSLGWTDAQTNDTNTRPVFHCGGHLVTDSGIVASEGFPSLYKPNSKCIWYITVPEDHVVMLSFRLFDLEADPICRYDYLDVYNGHSRLVQKLGRFCGTFRPGALISTSNTMMLEMVTDEATGGRGFLASFNAGKPHMEENQFCGGRLTKSQGSVKTPNWPNSNYPAGISCSWHISVEPSNVIEVQFEKLDLEPDMYCRYDYVALFNGGETDDSRRIGKFCGDKPPGTIVTNGNELLLQFVSDLSVTSDGFMAYYSSVPRGSRTPTAGGDFIHRPQIISTTKTPTKPTPKPVPKLRPSPKPKPTPKPVPKLRPSPKPKPTPKPVPKLRPSPKPKPTPKPVPKLRPSPKPKPTPKPVPKLRPSPKPKPTPKPPKRQPGRPPLVKKPPLNRPTTTNIKPTSKPKPTPKPKPKPEIKPTPEPKPKPEIKPTPKPKPKPTPKPKVIKPTLKPRVKVKPTPKPTIKPKAKPVKPTTKAVVKPTVKPKLKPTASSTPGVTKAVTKKPDVSKKPLPLNPLCTQPCKRTGTLQTSFCPHDFVITGKVTFIDPGPRGSATIEVSLIKAYKTGSLTVTKSGPAKTVTLTSTCKKCPGLIKGRNYVLMGKVDTEGNGHLSPSSFTLLFKPVHSKALDVLSRKSC; this is encoded by the exons ATGGAGGACAGGGTGTGGACCCCCATGTGCCTTCTTGTCATTTTGTCCTTGGGATGGACTGATGCTCAGACTAATGACACTAACACAAG gCCAGTCTTCCACTGTGGAGGCCACCTGGTCACAGACTCCGGCATCGTGGCCAGTGAAGGTTTTCCCAGCTTGTACAAACCCAACAGCAAATGCATCTGGTACATCACT GTCCCAGAGGATCATGTGGTCATGCTGTCTTTCCGCCTCTTTGACTTGGAGGCTGACCCCATTTGCCGCTATGACTACCTGGACGTCTACAACGGTCACTCTCGCCTAGTGCAGAAGTTAGGTCGATTCTGCGGGACCTTCAGGCCCGGTGCCCTCATCTCCACCTCCAACACCATGATGCTGGAGATGGTGACGGATGAAGCCACTGGTGGAAGAGGATTTCTGGCTTCTTTCAATGCAGGGAAGCCACATATGGAAG AGAACCAGTTCTGTGGAGGACGACTGACCAAATCACAGGGCTCGGTAAAGACGCCCAACTGGCCCAACTCTAATTACCCAGCAGGTATCAGCTGCTCGTGGCACATCTCCGTAGAGCCGAGCAAT GTGATTGAGGTACAGTTTGAGAAACTGGATCTGGAGCCTGACATGTATTGTCGTTATGACTATGTGGCCTTATTTAATGGGGGAGAAACGGATGACTCGAGGAGGATAGGGAAATTCTGTGGAGACAAACCACCAGG CACTATAGTGACAAATGGGAACGAGCTGCTTCTCCAGTTCGTGTCTGACCTCAGCGTGACATCAGATGGATTCATGGCCTACTACTCCAGTGTGCCTCGTGGGTCCCGCACACCCACTGCCGGAGGAGACTTTATCCACAGACCTCAGATAATCTCCACGACAAAAACACCCACCAAACCAACCCCCAAACCAGTTCCCAAACTCAGACCAAGCCCCAAGCCCAAACCCACTCCCAAACCAGTTCCCAAACTCAGACCAAGCCCCAAGCCCAAACCCACTCCCAAACCAGTTCCCAAGCTCAGACCAAGCCCCAAGCCCAAACCCACTCCCAAACCAGTTCCCAAACTCAGACCAAGccccaaacccaaacccactCCCAAACCAGTTCCCAAACTCAGACCAAGccccaaacccaaacccacccCCAAACCACCCAAAAGGCAACCAGGAAGGCCACCGCTAGTAAAGAAACCTCCACTAAACAGACCCACTACTACTAACATCAAACCCACATCTAAACCTAAACCTacacctaagcctaaacctaaacCTGAAATTAAACCAACACCAGAGCCCAAACCTAAACCTGAAATTAAGCCTACACCAAAGCCCAAACCTAAACCTACACCTAAACCTAAGGTCATTAAACCAACTCTTAAACCAAGAGTCAAGGTTAAACCCACACCTAAGCCCACTATAAAACCTAAAGCGAAACCAGTGAAGCCAACCACTAAGGCAGTAGTTAAACCAACAGTCAAACCTAAACTGAAACCCACAGCATCATCTACACCAGGAGTAACCAAAGCAGTGACAAAGAAACCCGATGTGAGCAAGAAAC CTTTACCACTGAACCCACTGTGTACACAACCCTGTAAGCGGACTGGAACCCTCCAAACCAGCTTCTGCCCTCATGACTTTG tgATTACGGGTAAGGTTACATTTATAGATCCTGGTCCAAGGGGCTCAGCAACCATCGAAGTGTCACTGATCAAGGCGTATAAGACAGGAAGCCTCACCGTCACCAAATCAGGACCCGCCAAAACAGTCACACTGACTTCTACCTGCAAGAAATGCCCAGGGCTAATCAAAG GCCGTAACTACGTGTTGATGGGAAAAGTGGACACAGAGGGCAATGGCCATTTGAGCCCCTCCAGCTTCACCCTCCTCTTTAAGCCCGTTCATTCAAAAGCACTGGATGTCCTTTCTCGCAAATCATGCTGA